The Kiritimatiellia bacterium genome contains the following window.
ATCGTCGTACTCCGCGTCGTCCTCGCCCCACTCGTCCCGGTGCCCGTACGGGAAGTTGTTGAACATCAGGGTCGGGAATGAGTTGTAGGCCGGGTGGTTGTGCACGTCGAGCAGACCGGGGAAGATGATGCCGCCGGTGTCCGCGGCGGTGACGCCCGGCGGCGCGGCGGACGTCACGGCGACGATGTCGTCGTCCCGCACGTGCACATACCAGTTCGTGCGCGGGCCGGCCGGCGTCATCACGAGGCCGCGCAGGGCGTACTCGTAGACCGTCCGCCCGACGAGGTCGTCGTCGGAGCGCGGCGAGATGGAGTTGGTCCCGCCGCTGGAAAAGACCACGCCCTGGATCGCCGACAGCACCTGGTTGGAGGCCCAGATGTACCGGTAGGGCACGCGGGTGGCGACGTAGAAATTCGCGGAGGTGTCGCCCGCCTGCCAGTAGGTCTCCGTGTTGCCGACGTTGACGTTCCGCACCGTGGCGTTCGTGACGCGGACCAGCACGCCCTCGTACGCCTCGTTGGTCACCTGCCGCCCGGGTATCCAGGTCGCGGCCACCGGCAGGCCCGTGGAGGTCCGGCTGTACGCGGAGATGTTCGTCAGCACGGTCATGTTGCGGGATTCCCTGGCCAGGCCGGTGAGCGTGACGCGGTCCCCGGGGTTCGGCCGGTGGAACGGGTCGTTGATGTAGACGCCGCTCCACGGCCCGCCGCCGGCGTCGGAGAGCGTGTAGCCCAGCGGGTCCGCGTACACGGCCACGCCGCTGACCGTCACACTGCTGCCGTTGTACGGCGAGGCCCCGCCCGCGGCGGTCGTGTACTGGACGTTCGACACGGTCAGGGCCGCCGACTCCCCCGCCGCCAGGGAAAGGAGAAGGAAACAGCCGGCCGCCCGCCGCCGGGGAAGGCCGCTCACCGTACAAGATCTCCGCGCATGAGTCCGCGTATAGTACCGCGCGGGGGCGATCTTGTATAAGGCAAACCGGGCCGCGCCGATCAGAGGAGGCGCTGGAGCGCCTGCTTCAGTTCCCGGGCCGCGGGCGCGGCCATCTCAAAAACATCCTCGGCGCGATAAAAGTCCAGGATGTCCACGCCGCGGATGGCCGGGCGGATGTACAGGTCCGGCGGCGCGCGCCGGAGTTTTTCCGCGATGATGGATTTTTGCATGATGTCGAACGTGCCCAGCACGGCGCGGAAGAGGTTCGGGACGGGCGGGCCGGCCGGATCCAGGTCGCCCATGATGTCGACGGCCACTACGAAGTCGCAGTCGTCCAGCACGTCCCAAGGCACCGGGTTGACGCCGCCGCCGTCGATCAGGACGCGGCCCGCGCGCGTGACGGGCGTAAAGACGCCGGGCAGGCCCATGCTGGCCTTGATCGCGTCCGGCAGGCTGCCGGAATCGAGCAGGACCTGCTCCGCCGTGTTGAAATCCGTGGCCACGACGCGCAGCGGGATCTTCAGCTCCTCGAAGGTCCGGACGCCCATCTTGCCGTAAAGGAACTCGATGAACTTGTCGCCCTTGAGCAGGCCGCGGCGCCCGAACTCGAGGTCCAGGAAGCCGAACCACTTGAGCGCCTCCTTCTTGCGAAGGGCCTCGCGCAAGCTGTCGCGCCGGCTGACGACCATCTTCCGCGCGCCTTCCCGGATGCGGGCGCCGGACAGGCCCGAGGCATAGAGGGCGCCGACCACCGCGCCGATGCTCGTGCCCGCGATGCGGTGCGGCCGCAGGCCCAGCTCGTCAAGGACCTCCAGCATGGGGATATGCGCCAAGCCCTTTGCGCCCCCGCCGCCCAATGCCAGGCCGAGCTTCTTCATGGGATACGCTCTAACCTGCACGCCGCCGGACGGCAACCCGAAAGTCGTGGCGCGGCTTGAAGAAGAGGCGCGGCGGCCCTATCTTTGCCCCATGCTTTACCGACCGTTCGGACAGACCGGCAAGCACCTCTCGGTCATCGGCGCCGGGTGCATGCGCTTCGAGACGCCGCAGAACGACCGGGACATCGGCCGGGCAGCCGAGACCCTGCTCCACGCGCACGCGCGGGGCGTCAACTACTTCGACACCGCGCCGATCTACTGCGGCGACCGCAGCGAGGAGATCGTCGGGGCCGCGATCCGCCACCTGAAGCCCGGCACCTTCTACGTCTCCAGCAAGTGCGGCGAGGACGACGGCGCGGCGTTCCGGAAGGGCCTCGAGCGCTCGCTGCAGCGGCTCGGCGTGGACCGGGTCCATTTCTTCCACGTCTGGTGCCTCATGAATCCCGCCGACTGGACGGCGCGGAAACGGGGCGGGGCGGTCCGGGAGGCGCTCCGGGCGAAGGAGGAAGGCCTGATCGAGCATCTGGTCTTCTCGTCGCACATGGACGGCGACGAGACGGCGGCGGTGATCGCGGAGGGGATCTTCGAGGGTGTGACGCTCGGTTTTAACGCCGCCAACTTCCGTTTCCGGCGAGCGGCCCTCGAGGCCTCGGCCCGGGCCGGCCTGGGCGTGGTGACCATGAACCCGCTCGCCGGCGGGTTGATCCCCGCCCACCCGAAGCGCTTCGATTTCATCCGCGCGGAGAACGATCCGGACGTGGTCACCGCCGCCCTGCGGTTCAACCTCTCGCACGCGGCGATCACCTGCGCGCTGGTCGGCTTCCGCGACAAGGCGGACGTGGACAGCGCGCTGGCCGCGCTGGACGGGTTCACGCCGCGGACCGACGCGGAGATCGCCCGCGTGGAGCGGAACCTCGAGGAGAGCTTCGACGGCCTGTGCACGGGTTGCGAGTACTGCCTCCCCTGCCCCGCGGACGTCCCGATCCCCCGGATGATGGACGCCTACAACATGCTCATCCTCGAGGGCGAGAAGAAGGCCATCCTGGAGCGGCTGCACTGGCAGTGGAGTCTGGACAAGGCGGTCGCTGGTCGGTGCACCGAGTGCGGGGCGTGCGAGGAGCGCTGCACGCAACACCTGCCGATCATCGAGCGGCTGAAGGAAATACGCGCCTTGTAGAAGGGCCAAATTGCCGGTTCACGCGGGGCGGGACATGGAGTATACTGCACGACAGTTCAGTTCAATGACCGGAGGCGTATCATGAGTAAGCGGATAGCGTTCCTGGCGGCGGTGGTTCTCCTTGGCATCGCGGCGGCTCCTGCGCAGGCCCAGCAGAGCCTGCAGGCGCTGGTCAACAGCGCGACCGGCAGCGTGATCGAGGTTCCGGCGGGCGAATACCAGGGGCCGGTCCGGCTCAAGAAGGGCGTCCTCCTCGTGGGCGCCGGGGCCGACCGGACAATCCTGAACGTGCCGGACGCCGCACCGGGCGTCATGGGCGAGAACCGGTCGGGTATCCTCGGCTTCACGATCCGCGGCGGCCAGCACGGCGTGCGGACGCTCGGGCACTTCATGGGCGTCTTCGAGTGCCGCCTGGAAGGACAGGCCCAGGCCGCCGTGCTGTTCGAGGGCGGGAGCGGCGTCGCGGTGAACAACGCGATCGTCGGCACGCAGACGAACCAGGGCGTGCTGATCCTCCGCTCCAACCCGCTGGTGGCGCGCAACGTGATCGCGGACCACGGCATCGGCGTGCACGTGAGCGGCGAGATGATCCCGCCCGTCCAGGACAATCTCTTCATCGGCAACCGGGTGGCCGTGCTCGTGGATCCCGGCTCGAAGGCGCTGCTCGCCCGCAACCTCTACGACCGTAACGGCGTCGCCGTGCAGGGCGCCGACCTCGGGGCGGACGACCGGATCGAGCCCATCGCGTGGGACGGCAAGGTGCCGGCGACCGGGTCCACGGCGGCGCAGTACCGCGACCTGATGAACGTCGTGTTCGAGGAGGCCATCAACGCGCACCCCGTGGTCGTCTACGGGCTGGGCGAGGAGATGGGCGCGTTCGACGTGGTGATCCTCTCGCCCTCCGCGACGTTCAGCATCGGCGCGTCGGCCGTGGACACGATCATCTCGAGCCACCACGCCTACGACTCCGCCACGCAGGATGCCTTGGCCTCCACCCTGCGGATCGCGGAGCGGCCGTTCGTGGACGTCGTCAACCCGCTGGTCAAGGACCTCGCCATCGACCGGTACGTGCTGGAGAACCGCTACCGGCACCCGGCATCCTACGGGGTGAATGAGAAGGGGCAGCGGCTCTTCCGGCGCATGACGAACATGAACCGGGTCGAAATCTACTGCCCCGCCGGGTGGCTTCCCGTCGGCGTGAACTACCCGGCGTCGTTTGACCGCGTCGGGACCCAGGTCGTGATCAGGATCACGCACCCGGGCGTCACGAACCTGGAGATCGCGATGGAGCCCGACGCCGTCTCGGCCGATCCGCTCGGGGTCCGCGCCGCGCTCTCGGGCGAATGAAGACCCACCAGGAGGAAATCCGCCTGGAGACGGCAGGCCACCGGGACATCCACGACCTGACAGACGCCGTCGCGGCCGTGGTCGCGCGCTCCGGGGTGCGGACCGGCCTCGCGCACGTCTTCAACGTCGGCAGCACGGCTTGCGTCGGCATGATCGAGTTCGAGCCCGGGTTGCAGCGGGACATCGGGGAGTTGCTCGACCGGCTGATCCCGCCCTCCCGCGCCTACGGGCACGAGCAGGCCTGGCACGACGGCAACGGGCACTCGCACCTGCAGGCGACGCTGCTGGGCCCCTCGCTGACGGTGCCGGTGAGCGAGGGCCGCCCGCGCCTCGGGACGTGGCAGCAGATTTTCCACCTGGAATGCGACGTCGAGCCTCGCTCGCGCGTCGTCGTGGTCAGCGTGGTCGGCTGACCCGGCGGCCGACAGCAAAAATTTCTCTACGCGCTTTACACCAGCGCCTTCCGTCACTATTTTCCGCGCATGAAAAATAAAATTCACGCGGACGGGGCCAGGAAATTACGTAGCGATCGGAACATCGAGGCCTCCCGGTGGCTCGGCGGAATCGCTTTCATGGCCTTGCTGGGCGCCCTCGTCGCGGGCTGCGAACTGGACACCGGGGAGGAACCCTTCGAGGCCGACGGGCGGACCCTGGCTTCCAGCACCAACACCTCGGAGTCCGCGGAGGAACCCGCCCCGCAAGCCGCAGCCGAGTCCGAGGTCCTCGAGGAAGAAGCCCTTCCGGCCGATCCCGTCTCCACCAACGCCTTGTTGAAGCCGGAGCAAACGGTCTACGCCCAGCAGCGGGGCATCGACAACAGCCGGTTCTACGGGGAGACCTTCAGCGGCACCGGCTGCGAGCAACTCCCCCTGACCGACGGCGGGGGCGGCTTCGTCAGCAACCCCGCCAACCTGCGCGGCACGCTGAAATTCGTTTTTCCCGTCAGCTATCAGGATCGCATCAGCCGGGTCACGCTGTTTACGGCGGACGGCATGTTCTTCGACGAAATGTACCGCCAGCTGCCGAACGAGGCGGACGGACGGCCGCGGTACTACGGGACCATGCACATCGAGGTCTATCCTCCCAACCTCTACCTGCGCGTGATCATGAACGACGGCAGTTGCCGGTCGCTCCAGCATCCCGATCCGCAGACCCGCTACGACTGATCCCGCTCCCGGGTCAGCCGCCGGCCTGGTGGGTGCGAATGACGGCGCACACCGCTTCGCCCCACCGCGCCTGCTTGCGCTCGCCGCGGGGAAATGCTTCCGCAGGACGGCCAGTTGCCGGTATTCCGGGCGGAAATCATGGCCCCACGGGCTGATGCAATGGACCTCGTCGATGGCGAACCGCCGCACCGCCAGTTGCGTGAGGTCGCCCAGGAAATCCTCCATCATCAGCCGCTCGGGCGACACGAACAACAAGCGGGTTTCCCCGGCTCGCAGCGCGCCTTGCGTCGCCCGGCCTGCTGCTGCGCAAGGAACTCGCGGAACGTAGCCGCCCCGGCAACGAGATGGTCCGAACCGCGCCCGCACCTGCTCAACCGGCGGCGAACCGGTCGAGACGCTCAATCAGGGAAGCTTGGGGACATGGAAACGGCTGTTTCGGTGGCTTACTTTTTTATTCATGCAACCGCATCATGATGCAACCGGAAGAAATGGATAGAGACCACCTTGGACATAATTTCTGTGTCCCTGTTCTTCCTCCAGACAGAGCCGACTTTTTAAGTCGGCCATGGCCCGCATGAAGTCGGCCCTGCCGAGAAAAACATGAACTGGGTGGCTGATGGACTCAAGTTCGCCACGGCCCCTGCCGCCTTGTGCGGCAGGGGAAGGAGTTCATCAGTTGACGCGCCATAGACACCGAACTTCTTCACCCGCGGCACAAGGCCGCGGGGGTCTTTTGTTACCCGGCCAACCCCTGCACTTGAGTCCATCCGCCACCCAGTAAACATCATGATACTCGTACCGGAAAAAGTGTGGAATGCAGCAGGCCTCGCTCCTTTCCAGTGATGGAAGGCCACACTCGGCAAACAACAGGCCACGCCATAACGCGGGAGGTCAATATGAGATAGGCAACAGGACGGCATACAATCTAATGATTCTCCGGAGGGCAGCAGCCTCTTGATCGGATCCGCCCACCAGGGCCCCTGCGCACCGCTTGTCTCGCGGCAGAGGGACAGGTCTCCAGGATGCCCCCGATGACAAGCCGGACTGCATTGAGTCGATCCGTGTGGGGTGATCGGTTTCGAGCTGGCGCTTGCGGGCGGGGTACAGATGGAGGACCTCGGGCTGAACGGACGCCGGGCGGAGGTGTCCAATAGGCCGGGAAGGGAATCCATCATGAAACTTCGCTCCGGGATTCTGGCGGGATTACTCGGTCTGACGGCGGTTCTTGGCGCCTCCTGCGTGCGCCAGCCTCAACGTACGGTCGAGATCAAGGTACCCGGTATGCAGACCGAGCGGGACGTGCGGATCGTGACCAACGCGGCGCTCAATGAGGTCGTCGGCCGCGCGACGCTCCAGCACGGGTACGACATCTGCGCGGAGAAGGGCACGCTGTTCTACTACGAGGGATCCCGGTTGCTCTCCCGGGAGTACCAGCAGCACATCCTGCGCTGTCTCCGCGAGATCGGCTACGAGGCGCGGATCGTCGAGGTGCGGCACTGGCCGGCGACGGCCATGCCCACGCCCCGCGGCTGGCTTCAGGCCTGGCCCGACCGGCATGCCGCGGCGATCTCGATTCCCGCCATGAAGACCGGTGTGGACGCACACCGCGTGGTCGGCGCCATCGCCCGGGCGCGCACGGGCGATGATCCGTTGCGCGTCACACCCGACCCGGCGGCCCATACCGTCCGCGTGACGTACGACACGAACCAACTCGCGTTGAAGAACCTCGAAGGCGCGATCGCCAACGCGGGATACCAGGCCAACGATACACCGGCCCGCATGGGCCTGCCGGACTCATATCCGGTCGGCTGGACCCCGATCTGGATGTACTGACCGCCCGATCCCGGAGAAACCGTGTGACTACCTTACGCCGCCTTTGCATGAACCGAACCGACCGGATATGGAAAGCCTGGGGCCGCGATCTCGCCCTCGTTCTGGGGATCATGATCCCCTTCCGCTCCTCCATCGCGGACTGGAACCATGTCCCTTCCGGCTCCATGAAACCGACGATCCTGGAATGCGAACGCATCCTGGTGAACAAGCTGGCCTATGACCTGAAGGTGCCGCTGACCACGCGGCACCTCGCGGAATGGGGACAACCCGCACGCGGGGATATCGTCGTGTTCAATTCCCCGCGGGACGGTACGCGCCTGGTCAAGCGGGTGATCGGGTTGCCGGGCGACGTCATCGAGCTTCGGAATAACCGGCTAATCATCAACGGGGAATCCGTGCCATACGAGCGGGCGGACGAGAGAACCGGCGCGTTCCTGTCCGCCGCCGAGCGCGCCGAGGGCGAACTGGCCCGCGAGTGCCTGGGCGGGTTGGACCACACCGTCATGGCCATCCCGGGAACGCCCGCCTTGCGCTCGTTCGGACCGGTCGCCGTTCCCGAGGGCCGGTACCTGGTGCTGGGCGACAACCGCGACAACAGCGCGGATTCCCGGTATTTCGGGTTCGTGGAGAGACGCGCGATCGTCGGGCGGGCGAGCGCGGTGGTCGTGTCGTTCGATCCCGACCGGCACTATCGGCCCCGCTTCGGCCGCTGGTTCACGACCTTGCGCTGATCTCGCGCGCCGCGGGGAAAGTAAAAGAAGGATTGAGAGTCAGGCCGGCGCCCGTCAATATCCCGCCGGACTCGAAGGATGAGCGGGCCCGAATTCAAGACCCTCGAAGAAATGGCGCAGGCCACCGCGGCCCGTCTGTCGCAGGCGGCCTCCCATGCGGCGTTCCACCTGTTCCAGGACAAGCGCTTCCGGGCACTCGCGGAGTTCGGGACGATTTCGCAGGAGGAGCAGGACCGCATCTTCAACGAGCTGGTGCTGGCCTTCCTCGTTATGATCATGCTCGTGCTCGAGGCGCCGGACCTGCGCCTGTCCGACGAGGTGCGCGACCACCTCGGCGGGATCAAGGATCGCCTCCCCCGGGCTTACCTCGACCAGTTAAAGGAAATGAGCGTCGAGGAGCGGTTCATCGCGGACTGGGACAAGCTCATCGCCCTGCGCTACGAGGAGTACGCGCGGGACCGGCACGACGTCCGCGCCGCGGCCATGCAAATCGAGTCCACGGGAAAAGACATGAGCGAGCACGACCTCGCCCGGATCCAGCTGCTCGTGCCCGTCCAGTCCGCAGCCATCGGAAGCCACCACCACGTCTGCCGGGGAAAGACCGAGGGGCGCGACGAGCTGTTCAAGACCATGCTGCGAGCCCTGTCGCACTTCTACGTGGAGTTGCGCACGGCGCTGGAAATCGGAAAGATCGGCCCGCTGGCCCGGGCCCGTTCGGCCGTGCGGCGCTTTTTTCGGACGGTCGGAAAGTCGTGAAGCTCGCGGGACCGCGCCGGAACGCGGCCTCGGCGGAAGGAGAAACATGAAAAAGCTGGATGGAGTCGGACTGGCGCAGGTGCAGCAGGTCTACGGCGGCGCGGAGGGCGATCTCTGGGAATTGATCATGGGGCAGCAGATTCATATCGGGGGCTTCGCGTCCTCGATGGCGCTGGCGGACCGGGCCGGCCTCCAGCCCGGCCTGCGCGGGGTGGACCTGTGCTGCTGCAACGGGGCGGGCATGCGCTTCCTGCTCCAGTTCCGCCAGGCGGCCTTCATGACCGGCGTGGACGCCACGCCCAAGGTCCTCGACCAGGGCCGCGACCGGTGCGCGGCAGCGGGCCTGGACGACCGGGTCCGGTTCGTCCAGGCCGGCGTCTGCCTGACCGGCCTGCCGGACGGCGAGGCGGACTTCGTCTGGGGCGAGGATGCGTGGTGCTACGTCGTGGACAAGGCGGCGCTGATCGCCGAGGCCGTGCGCCTCGTGCGCCGGGGCGGCACGATCGCCTTCACGGATTGGATCGAGGGGCCGGCCGGGCTGTCCGACGCCGAGGCACAGCGGTTCATGACTTTTATGAAGTTCCCCAGCATCCAGGACCTCGAGGGTTACCGCCAGCTGCTCCGGAAGGCCAGGGCCGAGATGCTCGTCGCGGAGGACACCAAGCAGTTCGCGCCGCACGTGGACCTGTATCTCAACATGGTCAACATGCAGCTGACCTCCGACGCCCTGCGCCTGCTCGGCAACGACCTGAACGTCCTGCAGGCGGTCGGGGCCGAAATGCTGTTCATGCAGCAGCTGGCCCACGCGGGCAAGATCGCCCAGGGCCGGTTCGTCGCCCGGAAGACCTGATCGCCACGACGGAGGAGCGCCCATGGCCTGCTGCGGAAACCCGAATGCCCAACCCCGCGAAACCGATCCCTGCGCGCCGCCGGCCGTGCCGACGCCGGTGCGCGAGGCGGCCCCGCCCGCCCCGGTCCGCTGGTTCAAGGACATGGTGTCCCACAACCTTGCCTATGCGAAGGAGCAGAAGGCCGTCGGCCGGAAACTCGTCGGCATCGCCTGCGAATACGCCCCGCGCGAGCTGATCCTGGCCGCCGGCGCCATGCCGGTCTGCCTGTGCGGCGGCTTCGAGGAGATGATCGCTCCGGCGGAGAGAATCCTGCCCGCGAACCTCTGCCCGCTGGTGAAATCCACGTTCGGCTTCCACCTGGAAAAGGCCAACCCGTTTTTGGAATTGGCAGACCTGATCGTCGCGGAGACCACCTGCGACGGGAAGAAGAAGATGTTCGAGCTGATGGCGCAAACCCGGCCGCTCCACCTGCTCGAACTGCCGCAGAAGCCGGACGAGCCCGACGCGCTGGACCGTTGGACGGCGGAGTTCCTCAAGCTGCGCCGGGTACTGGAGCACCGCTTCGGGGTCCGCGTCACCGACGACCGCCTTCGCGAGGAGACGCGCCGGATGAACCGCGAGCGAAAACGGAAGCGCGACCTCGCCGCCCTGATGAAGGCCGACGAACCGCCGCTCACGGGCCGCGAACTGCTGGACATGAAAAGCCTGATCGCCTGCATCCCGGCCGACCTGGAGCAGTACGAGCGGGCCTTGAGCGAACTGCCGGGCCGGAAGTTAGACCCGCCCGCCGGCGGCCGCGTCCGCGTGCTGCTGACCGGCGTACCCCTGCCGCACGGCGCGGAGCGGGTGATGGACCTGATCGAGGGGCACGGCGGCCTGGTCGTCTGCCAGGAGAACTGCACCGGGCTGAAGCCGATCCTCGACGACGCGAACCCGGACGCGCCGGACATCCTGCGCGCGCTGGCAGAGAAGTACCTGCACCTCCCCTGCTCCGTCATGACGCCGAACGCGGGCCGCCTCGACTCGCTGCGCCGGCTCGCGGCGGAGTACCGGGTGCAATGCGTGATCGAACTGGTCTGGCAGGCCTGCCTGACCTACGACGTCGAGACGCACCACGTCCGCCGTCTCGTGACCGAGGAACTGGGCCTGCCGTACCTGCGCATCGAGACCGACTACTCCCCGTCCGACTCCGCCCGGATCGCCGTGCGGGTCCAAGCCCTTTTTGAAACCGCCCGGCCGCGGCCGGCTTCGCGCGGATGCCGCTAATCGCCTACAGTTCCCCTTTCGTGCCCCCCGAGTGGATCGTGGCGCACGGGCTGACTCCTTGCCGATTGACGCCGGGCGCCTCGGACCACCGAGCTACCGTGACGGGCACCTGCCCGTACGCGATGGCCTTCCTGTCGGCCGCGCAGGCGGCCGGCGCCGACGGCGCGGTCTTCTGCACAACCTGCGACCAGATGCGACGGATGCCCGAACAGCTGCGCGAGGGCGCAACTCCCCGACCGTTCCTGCTCAATGTCGCCCATACCTGGCAAACCCCGGCCGCGCTCTCACTCTACCGCGACGAACTGGGGCGACTGGGCCGTTTCCTGGTCCGGCTCGGCGGCGTCCCGCCCTCCGACGCACGGCTGGCCGACGTCATGGCAAATTACGAAGCGCGCCGCCGGAGCCTTCGGGCCAGGCTCGGTGTGCTTGGCGGCCGGGCCGCGGCGGAAGCCATGATCCGGTTCCACCGGGCTGGCGCCATCGCGAATCCCGCGCCATGCCCACCGGTGGCCGGAATACCCATCGCGCTTCTCGGCGGTCCGCTGCCGGCGGAAGCCCTTGGGCTTCTTGACCTGGTCGAGGCGCGGGGCGGAACCGTCGTGCTGGACGGGACCGAGGGCGGGGAACGC
Protein-coding sequences here:
- a CDS encoding patatin-like phospholipase family protein encodes the protein MKKLGLALGGGGAKGLAHIPMLEVLDELGLRPHRIAGTSIGAVVGALYASGLSGARIREGARKMVVSRRDSLREALRKKEALKWFGFLDLEFGRRGLLKGDKFIEFLYGKMGVRTFEELKIPLRVVATDFNTAEQVLLDSGSLPDAIKASMGLPGVFTPVTRAGRVLIDGGGVNPVPWDVLDDCDFVVAVDIMGDLDPAGPPVPNLFRAVLGTFDIMQKSIIAEKLRRAPPDLYIRPAIRGVDILDFYRAEDVFEMAAPAARELKQALQRLL
- a CDS encoding aldo/keto reductase, yielding MGYALTCTPPDGNPKVVARLEEEARRPYLCPMLYRPFGQTGKHLSVIGAGCMRFETPQNDRDIGRAAETLLHAHARGVNYFDTAPIYCGDRSEEIVGAAIRHLKPGTFYVSSKCGEDDGAAFRKGLERSLQRLGVDRVHFFHVWCLMNPADWTARKRGGAVREALRAKEEGLIEHLVFSSHMDGDETAAVIAEGIFEGVTLGFNAANFRFRRAALEASARAGLGVVTMNPLAGGLIPAHPKRFDFIRAENDPDVVTAALRFNLSHAAITCALVGFRDKADVDSALAALDGFTPRTDAEIARVERNLEESFDGLCTGCEYCLPCPADVPIPRMMDAYNMLILEGEKKAILERLHWQWSLDKAVAGRCTECGACEERCTQHLPIIERLKEIRAL
- a CDS encoding secondary thiamine-phosphate synthase enzyme YjbQ; translated protein: MKTHQEEIRLETAGHRDIHDLTDAVAAVVARSGVRTGLAHVFNVGSTACVGMIEFEPGLQRDIGELLDRLIPPSRAYGHEQAWHDGNGHSHLQATLLGPSLTVPVSEGRPRLGTWQQIFHLECDVEPRSRVVVVSVVG
- a CDS encoding heavy-metal-associated domain-containing protein, which codes for MKLRSGILAGLLGLTAVLGASCVRQPQRTVEIKVPGMQTERDVRIVTNAALNEVVGRATLQHGYDICAEKGTLFYYEGSRLLSREYQQHILRCLREIGYEARIVEVRHWPATAMPTPRGWLQAWPDRHAAAISIPAMKTGVDAHRVVGAIARARTGDDPLRVTPDPAAHTVRVTYDTNQLALKNLEGAIANAGYQANDTPARMGLPDSYPVGWTPIWMY
- the lepB gene encoding signal peptidase I, with product MNRTDRIWKAWGRDLALVLGIMIPFRSSIADWNHVPSGSMKPTILECERILVNKLAYDLKVPLTTRHLAEWGQPARGDIVVFNSPRDGTRLVKRVIGLPGDVIELRNNRLIINGESVPYERADERTGAFLSAAERAEGELARECLGGLDHTVMAIPGTPALRSFGPVAVPEGRYLVLGDNRDNSADSRYFGFVERRAIVGRASAVVVSFDPDRHYRPRFGRWFTTLR
- a CDS encoding class I SAM-dependent methyltransferase encodes the protein MKKLDGVGLAQVQQVYGGAEGDLWELIMGQQIHIGGFASSMALADRAGLQPGLRGVDLCCCNGAGMRFLLQFRQAAFMTGVDATPKVLDQGRDRCAAAGLDDRVRFVQAGVCLTGLPDGEADFVWGEDAWCYVVDKAALIAEAVRLVRRGGTIAFTDWIEGPAGLSDAEAQRFMTFMKFPSIQDLEGYRQLLRKARAEMLVAEDTKQFAPHVDLYLNMVNMQLTSDALRLLGNDLNVLQAVGAEMLFMQQLAHAGKIAQGRFVARKT
- a CDS encoding 2-hydroxyacyl-CoA dehydratase; this encodes MACCGNPNAQPRETDPCAPPAVPTPVREAAPPAPVRWFKDMVSHNLAYAKEQKAVGRKLVGIACEYAPRELILAAGAMPVCLCGGFEEMIAPAERILPANLCPLVKSTFGFHLEKANPFLELADLIVAETTCDGKKKMFELMAQTRPLHLLELPQKPDEPDALDRWTAEFLKLRRVLEHRFGVRVTDDRLREETRRMNRERKRKRDLAALMKADEPPLTGRELLDMKSLIACIPADLEQYERALSELPGRKLDPPAGGRVRVLLTGVPLPHGAERVMDLIEGHGGLVVCQENCTGLKPILDDANPDAPDILRALAEKYLHLPCSVMTPNAGRLDSLRRLAAEYRVQCVIELVWQACLTYDVETHHVRRLVTEELGLPYLRIETDYSPSDSARIAVRVQALFETARPRPASRGCR
- a CDS encoding 2-hydroxyacyl-CoA dehydratase, whose product is MPLIAYSSPFVPPEWIVAHGLTPCRLTPGASDHRATVTGTCPYAMAFLSAAQAAGADGAVFCTTCDQMRRMPEQLREGATPRPFLLNVAHTWQTPAALSLYRDELGRLGRFLVRLGGVPPSDARLADVMANYEARRRSLRARLGVLGGRAAAEAMIRFHRAGAIANPAPCPPVAGIPIALLGGPLPAEALGLLDLVEARGGTVVLDGTEGGERGLPPPFDQRRLREAPFAELAATYFTGIPDIFQRPNSRLFTWLKKEIVRSGARGIVLVRHLWCDLWHAEAARLREWLALPFADILLDGTPPSAHAASRLEALLEALR